tgcgatgcacgAGCTCacacatgcgcagttccttccctgaggctgatgccagcacaggtaaggaacactatgccgacactgcgcatgtgcgagattacggcaatctaactgtgagcaaggaggagattcagaggacgcaggtggtgctgggctccttcacagggtgcTTGGCTGGGCTCCAGgcaaatttacatatctataaaataattttttaaacacattaaggctacattcacacgcaaattgcggatccgcaaaacacgaataccggccgtgtgaatgtagccggccctattcctatgctctatcttttttgcggggccgcggaacggatctacggatgcggacagcacactgtgtgctatccacatcttttgcggccccattgaaatgaatgggtccgcacccgttccgcaaaattgcgaaacggatgtggagccaaaaatacggttgtgtgaatacaCCGTAAAAGCCCAtagcgctatgggacaggtatttTGCGGACaggctagcggcaatctagccgtgcatgtacACAGCTCTGTAGGCTAAAccaaggtgacagaatccctttaaatattttaatagtacggatgTTTTCGCACACGGCGATGcccattatattattttttatagattttttattttgattttggagAAAGGGGATGATTTGCAATTGtaaattttcaaaacttttttttatttacttgttAGGTCCCTATCTGGACGCAAAAtcgcaatcatcagattgcaatttgtatagaataatggaatttgctccattattctatacAGAAATCACTATATTAGAGATCCtcagtgctgccatctgctggcctgaACTGTAATGTATaagtaatgagcctggaagcctagtacagccTCAGACTCATTACTATTAATAAACGCCTTCCCCAATCTCCGCCCAGTGgataaatcttcccctttgttttttgttttgtttttgtttttttatttccgTTTTAATTGACTGGATTTCAATCTTTTCAATGGAAGtatgagatctgcagcaaaaccgcatcaaatccacaccaaaaactgcaagtCAAACTGCAATTTTGTACGCAGAAATGTACAAGAATTTCTGatgatattctgttagtaaacctGCCCATGTGTGCAGGTatctttagggctgtttcacatgagcgagtccgTTGCGGGAATCGGGCTCCGTGTGTTggcgtgatcctccgctctggacttgcaggagcgcacagcattatactgacTTATAATGTTATGTCCCTCTGCTTGACTTTACTGCTACaggatcatagtgacataaagctgtgaCTGATTCTGTAGAAGGAAGGccaagcagagacacacagcattataaatcatgataatgccgtgcgctcctgcgagtccagagcggaggatcacgctcacacacggagcttgattcccgcaatggacttgcttgtgtgaaacagctctaaggctacctgcacacggttTTTCATCCGTGGTGTGTGTCCACACCAAAATCTGCATTCGTTACTTATGGTTTTATcatccttccattgaaaagggtaaaatccacacaaaaaactaaaacaattGACAAACTTGCAGGTTTCAAAATCCACTTTACAGGTCAATttccatgtgaaaaaaaaagcagTGTGTACATGACATCTGCCtattctccttcactttgcgggtaCTGTACTACGCTGCAGTTTTTCCACACAAGAATCCACATGGAAAATTCTGTGctgtgtgtgaacataccctgagGATGTTAGCTGAACGTTTATAGGAAATATGCTAGTGGTGGTTTATGCAAttagattttttaaaatctttttttaataaaGCCATATGCGGTTTCTATGACCTTTTTactggtaaagaaaaaaaaaaagccagagcaCATTTTTATTTCAAGGAAGGCGTAATGACCTTTTTTACCAGTTATTTTAGCTCTCAGCATGGACAAAGTAAAGGGCCACTGCAGTTCAAGTCTTCTCCTAGTCTACCTCATATTGAAAGGTCTACAAGTCAATGAAGCTAATAAACAGCTCAAAGCGCTTCTTTTTAATTCTAGTTTAGAAACTTGAATTTACATACTGAGGTGCATATCTTGAGAGGCAATTAAAGGattctgtcatcaactttatcctGATCTTACTGAGGGCAGCACAAAGTAGTGACATGTAGTAGTCATTCATGAGCTAAATGTAagaggttgccgagaaccagcatcatcatCATTGATGCTTAGACCTGGAAAGGCGTCATGgctgcctgagaagagtcatggttatttatgAGTTCCtgttctccctgcccacctgccgaTGCATGGCAATTCTCTCCTAGGGTGAAACGTAAGGAGcacatgaataaccatgactcttctcgggCAGCCGTGACTTTTCCAGGCTGCTATGATTCTgaggctggttctcagcaaccacctaTTTTTTAGGTCTTGATTGACACAATGCTGAAATGTATGCTGCTCAGTGATGGCAGCATAACGTTAATGATGGCTTCCCTTTAAGTGGGCCATGGGAGGTATGCCATTTTCATTGCTTTTTGTTTTGAGGTTCTGGCTGGAGCCGAGGACTACTGACTCTTGGGCACTTTATTTTGGTGGGAGCACATGGTTTTCAGTTTGTATCTAATGGCAGCGTCTGCATGTGAGTTATTTGCTAGGTTTCCTGTCTACAGTAAAAACTTGGTGGCAAGTTACTGCTCTCCTATGGCGTTGACCTAGCTGAATTTGTGAGCCCCGGGGGAGATGCCCATGCTTTATGTACAGTACACCATGGCATGATATGTTGAGGCTGTATACCGGTTAAACTGGAGTAGAACCCATGGCGCAGAACTAAATGTGACTTTCACCCACCTGTGACTCCCGAACCTCTGGTGCCACCTTCCTCCACTTCAATTTCTGCTTTGTGAATTGCTTGAGAAACATAAAGGTTTCTCTGTTCTGAAAATAAAATGATTCTGTATAACCATATGTATATTGAATTTTTATACATTAGGTGTACAATATACTGTAATACAGTTACCTGAAATCCCTTTGAAATCTGCTTTCCTTCGGTCAAATAGATCTGAGACTCCCAAAGCAGGCAAGGCCGTCCTTAAATCGCTGTAACTTTCCAATTTAAATCTGGTAAATACAGACAATGCATAATGATGACTTTTTTAattttgaaaagaaaatgatTATATTCCCTATATAAAACATATTTTACCTGGGCAAAAAGACGTCCATTTTGATTCTTTTCATAGCGTTGTCCCAAACTGCAATGCTCTTTGATGTTAGGGTAGATTCAATGGAGGATAAGGGTGTGCTCCTGTCTGTAGGACGTACCACAAACATACTGACTGTATCCCCAAGATAGGGCAGCTCCACCACCGTAAACTTTTCATGGGTTGGGGTTTCAAATTGACCTGAAACAGCATTTTGCAAGATCAGTCTACggcagtggtgggcaaccttttttttcaactgagccaaatatcgccaaaaccacgattgaaatttatttcgagagccacatttttaaaacctaaaatattgcgtcaacagtaccagtgaggactattagggctcatgcacacgactgtgtgcccgccattgccatattgcaggccgcatacggcgggtccgcaatacacgggcactggccgtgtgcagcccgcatcaaggacccattcacttcaatgggtccaggatccgggatatgagtgctacagtgtgcttccgtggtgcttctggctgtgcctacgccccgcaaaaaagtagcgcatgcactacttttttgcggtgcggaggcacagccagaagcactacggaagcacactgtagcactcatatcccggatcctggacccattcacttcagcatgcgctactttttttgcggtgcgggcagtcggatgcggatcgcgaaccccatttaagtgaatgggtccgcgatcctcatgcagctgccccatggtctgtgtctgtgcattgcggaccgctatttgcggtccgcagcacaggcacggcgcccttacattcgtgggcatgagcccagagtgtgtttttacatacttttatatgtacttccttttatttggatcttgattatttcattttatctttatcattttttacgtttattaaacttgtctgcagatgtggatgtaatgtggatgacgcacttatgggggatatctgtggatgacgcacttatgggggatatctgtggatgacgcacttatgggggatatctgtggatgacgcacttatgggggatatctgtggatgacgcacttatggggaatatctgtggatgacgcacttatgggggatatctgtggatgacgcacttatgggggatatctgtggatgacgcacttatgggggatatctgtggatgacgcacttatgggggatatctgtggatgacgcacttatgggggatatctgtggatgacgcacttatgggggatatctgtggatgacgcacttatgggggatatctgtggatgacgcacttatgggggatatctgtggatgacgcacttatgggggataagatgctatataagtgccctccacagatatcccccataagtgccctccacagatatcccccataagtgccctccacagatatcccccataagtgccctccacagatatcccccataagtgccctccacagatatcccccataagtgccctccacagatatcccccataagtgccctccacagatatcccccataagtgccctccacagatatcccccataagtgccctccacagatatcccccataagtgccctccacagatatcccccataagtgccctccacagatatcccccataagtgccctccacagatatcccccataagtgccctccagtaagtaaagtaatgtattagtgggggggaagggaggaggcagggacacttgcggtggggccggtgcacacaccgggggcagctcctacctttcttctgcaggacatttcgctcctcctggacctgagcggcggcctcttcaccactcctcacatggccggtGTTGTGCTGAAAGTCcgccgctgcccgcccttctgctgctgtgcgcagcgtgacatctcaccctccgccatgcgcctcctgccccgcctgcctgcttctttcataaagtggaaggagcagacagacggggcaggaggcgcatgacggacctTTTGAAAGCTTGACATTTTGCAAGAAAGGCCGCCCACCCGCCAGCCCGAACCAAAGAGCCGCATCTAAGGAtcaaaagagccgcatgtggctcgcgagccgcgggttGCCGACCACTGGTCTACGGtattaggggtgctgtccccactggagctcacaatctaaattccctatcagtatgcctttgaagtgtgggaggaaacccacacaaacacagggagaacatacaaactccatgcagatgttgcccttggtcagattcaaacccaggagccaatgctgcaaggcaccagtgccgggtccagccaccaccaagccttACTATTTGCCGgcagaaaatagctgagcggcACGCTCGGCAATTTGCGGaatcccccatagaaatgaaagtgaGCGCACCGTGTTTGtgcggccaccactcccattcatttctatagtgccaacggaaatagccgagctagCACTTtgctatttttggcagccccgtagtaattaatggagggcagctgcgcatatATGGTGCGCCCTGCAGGACTTTGACAGCTCCGTTTacaagataggtgcgggtcccacctctgggacctgaaccaatcagacattgggggcatatcctagcgatatgtcccctaTGTCTGAGATGTCGCAACCCAAATCCTAGCACTGCAATAAAGTGATATCAGGAACagcttcaggctactttcacactagaattttttgcggatccgccatggatctgcaaaaacgctttagttacaataatacaacggcATGCATCCGtcttgaacggatccggttgtattatgtcttctatagccatgacggatctgtcataaacaccattgaaagtcaatgaggggacgggtctgttttctattgtgcccattgacttacattgtgtgtcagaacggatccgtttggctcagcttcgtcagacggacaccaaaacactgcaggcagcgttttggtgtccgcctccaaagcggaatggagactgaacggagacaaactgatgcattctgagcagatccttttccattcagaatgcattagggcaaaactgatccgttttggacgcttgtgagagccctgaacagatctcacaaatggaaagtcaaaacgccagtgtgaaagtagccttacctattCAGTATGCTATAGTATTAGTCCTGgattaaaaggggttctgcacttggtttaaactgataatctatcctctggatagataatcggcttctgatcggcgggggtctgacacccgggacccctgcctctcgctgccttctcaaacagctgatcggcgggggtcctgggtgcagaatccctttaataaaagaactGCAAAGCATCATATCATCCATCATTTCAGCCATGACATCATTCTGTATATTGATTTTTATTCTGTGACTTTACAGTAACTGGATCATCAGTCATTCCTTACCGTAGTTGATATCTGCAGTTTGATGCATCATGGGAACTTTAACCACTGATCCATCTGTGCTAATAAAAGGCAATGTCTGTGTGTCGGTGAAAGAGAATTTTGTTTTCcatttgcttctaaaatacattgTGCTCACAAGTGCGATCTGCGTGAAactggattcaaaatgtccgccaGGCACCAGCGTCTCTATCCCACCTGTAAATATCAGCACACGCTGCTTTTAGTTCCAGTGCTTTTGTGCAGcctcatacacacacatactatgggggacatttatgaagcATGCTATGCCTTCCTATTTTGCCGTTAAATTGTTGCATGTTTTGGCACATGTAACAATTTGCGGAAAATTCTTGTGACTTTTGGCTTCCCACGCCACTTTCAGAAGCGAGTGAGAAGTTGGTCTGTGTTGCAAAATAGATCACTTTTAAGGTGCATTTATGATGTATGACATTGTACGCCAGGGAGTTACCGGACATTTACCAATCACTTAAAAAGGCGATACTACATTGCATGAGTGCcgaagttataaaaataaaaatcgccaTCTCATAAATTTGGCGCAGCACTAGAAACCAACAGCAGGCTTAACAGTGACAGCCGAAAAAACGGTGTAATTATTAAAATGCCTCCCTGTGTCCTTATGTAGAAAGGATTCCCAGCGAGCGTTCATATGCTTCAATCAAATGCTCTAAATGCGCTATTTTATCCATACATCAGACCATATAACAGTGaacgcgtttcggcccgtccagccttcatcAGCTCTTTTTTCCTTCCCGTGCTGGCGTTTACTGGGTCTGAGTGCCGACGACTCTGTGAATTTATGTCCTTATGTAAACATGGAGTTCATAAGGTTAAGTTTACATTGCATGGTGGTCTACATAACAAGGTTAGTCGGGAGGTCTTATACTCCATGGGTCCCTATAGATGGGGGTTCTTGAACCAGTTGCCAAATCGCTATCTAGCACAAGCCTCTTCAGTcacagttcctttttttttttttttttttttttttaaatcattttgttATTGTTACATTGTGTTCTGCCATTTTTCAGCCCCTATAGAAGCAAAGAAATAGCAGCAAACGTCTGGGTTCCAGTTACCTGAAGAAAGCTTTGTTTTAtagaaaggaaaaataatagaGCAATAATGCTAGACACGTCCCCTTTTCTATTGGTGGCCTTTAAGGCTCCGTCCTTGGATCCCTGCTCTTCTTAAAATACACCTTTGGACTGGGGCAGCTCATACAGTCCCATGGCTTTCCGTATCTATGCCTACAACATGCAAATACCTCCCTACTATCCAGAGTCCCACAATGCGTATCTTCTATATCCTccctcctctcgctttctaaaactaaACATGCATAAAACAGAATTTACCCTTTTCCCCCATCTCACTGAGCCTCCCAACAGAcctatcacaatcaatggctgcatGCTCTCCCCTGTCCcacaagtccgctgccttggggtAACGTATGATCCTGCCCTGTCCTTcaaaccgcacatccaagcccttcaGACTCAAAAATATCTGTCGGATCACCCGGAGCCTGCAGAAatgcttatattttttttgcggtgcggacggatcatggacccattcaagttgaatgggtctcggtCCGTCCCGGacaccgcacggacgttgcccgtgcattggggaccgcaaattgcggtccccaatgcacggaacggccgtgtgcatgaggccttaggctgttctCACACGCAGCAGCGTCTCTGTGCTTATTGTCATGATTTCAGGgaacttgcaaaaaaaaaaaaacgcattgcgGACACAAAAAGATAAATAGAAGTGCGTGTGGACAGCACAGTAATGACTCACCTCCCGTATTACTGTTTACCCACTGCTTTATCTGGATGGCCGTCTTGTTGTGCTCAGTGAAGTTGGTCAGCTGGAGGCTGCTGTTTGCCCATTGTACGGCATACTCTGTAAACTGGGTGGAAAGAGGCGTCCCTGCTTGGACAAACAAGGCACATGCCAAATGGATGGAGGTATCTTGGCTGGAGTTGGTAAGTTCCCGATGCATGCTTTTCATAAAGCTCTCCACTGTTTTATCTGGTAGTACATACAAAACGTACAAATGCAAATCAATATATACATAGTAAGGGGTAACGATGAACGCTTACATTTGCTAATATGTATATTGTTAAATGGGGGCAGATCTCGGAGCAATATAGCTGTAGGTGAGCTGGTctattagggcactttcacacaagcgtttttgttttccggtatttagTTCCGTCACAGCAGCTCAATGCTGAAAAAAAACTCttgagttttatcctaatgcattctgaatggagagtattccgttcaggatgcatcagttcagtccctcttacgttttttggacggagaacaTATCACAgcaagctgcagttttctctccgcccaaaaatactgatcacttgccggatccggcattaatttacattgaagtgtattagcgCCAGATCcgacattaagtgttccggcaaaacgaatCTGGCTTTCCGGTCAGCACATGCGCAgacttttaaaaatgcaaaaaaaaaattataccagatccgtttttccggataacACCGGAGAGACTCAtccggtattttaatgcatttgtcagacggatccggatccgtctgacaaatgccatcagtttgcgtccggattaccggatccgacaggcagtttgaaaggccgcaagtgtgaaagtacccttaacatgGTACTTGTAAGGGAATACGTCAggattaaagatgagcgaatttcatggtatgaaattcgttcacgcttcgtttggtggtaaaagcagaattgcgttatggattccgttgtgcaattctatgacagaatgcataacggaatgcttttagaggcattccgttattcattccgtcataatagaagtctatggcctgcataacggattcgtcctgtttccgttatgcaggaaaggactcccctgcataacggaaatgggacggatccgttttgcaacccatagacttctaatatgacggaatgaattacggaatgcctctaaaggcattccgtcatagaattgcgtaatGGTCCATTTTGAAAAGCTCCCTCCTCTGGGCGTGACGTGTTGGGCCGAGTGGAGGTGAGCTGCGCTATCATGTGATCGGGCTAAAGTCAGGTGACATGAGTGATGGAGATAGTCTAGGTGGATGAGGCAACTTCGATGACATGATATACAGGGAATCCATGTGTTTGATGAAGCTCCAGCGGTTGCCATTGACCACAAGGTAACACAGGTTTTCACTAATATGAACAGGAGGCGGTGATTATTGGTGATCACAAGAGAATGTTTTTATTGGACTGTTTCTAATTAGTGGTTGCTATGAAATTTTTCTATTGATCCCCTATACCTAAGGTGGAGGGATATGCACTATATAATATGATCATTTTAACTTAAATattatgcttgaaaaaggctactatgtagctgaaacgttgcattttCTTGCTCTTCTTTTGTACATATTTATGTAAGTACGCTTAATAAATATTCATCTGGAGATGTTGCCGTCATTTGTATTTGATTGCTGATCTGTGGACTGCTGAGGATCTGCTGTCGTGGACAGGCTGGTGCATTCCAGGAAAAGTCTATAAGGCCCACAAGTGCTGCTCATAACCACTATTGTTacactattctgaggataggtcatcaatataaataccCAGGTAAGCCCTTTAATGCAGTGTGGACATGGAGGCAGATGCAGTACCTGCGACTCTGTACTGAGAAGTCATAGGCACACAATGTGTCATTACATGgagctacagtggatataaaaagtctgccatcatttaaagtgcctctgattaaccccaaataaagttcagctgctctagttggtctttcctgaaattttcttagtcgcatcccacagcaaaagccatggtccacagagagcttccaaagcatcagggggatctcattgttaaaaggcatcagtcaggagaagggtacaaaagaatttccatatggcacaacagtgacattaccaagaactggatgtccctccaaaactgatgaaaagacgagaagaaaactggtctgggaggcgaccaagaggcctacagcaacattaaaggagctgcaggaatatctggcaagtactggctgtgtggtacatgtgacaacaatctcccgtattcttcatatgtctgggctatggggtagagtggcaaggcgAAAGCCTTtttttacgaagaaaaacatccaagccaggctacattttgcaaaaagcacatctgaagtctcccaaaagcatgtgggaaaaggtgttgatgaaaccaaggttgaactttttggccataattacaAAAGAtctgtttggcccaaaaacaacactgcacatcaccaaaagaacaccatacccacagtgaagcatggtggtggcagcatcatgccaaggggctgtttttcttcagctggaactggggccttagttaagctagagggaattatgaacagttccaaataccagtcaatattggcacaaaaccttcaggcttctgctagaaagctgaacatgaagaggaacttcatctttcagcatgacaacgacccaaagcataaatccaaatcaacaaaggaatggcttcaccagaagaagattaaagttttggaatggcccagccagagccaagacctgaatccgattgaaaatgtgtggggtgatctgaagagagcTGTGCACtctcctgtgcacagctctcttcagatcaccccacacattttcaatcggattcaggtcttggctctggctgggcctctcttctttgcaaaaaccctccaaatctgtcagattgcgagggcatctccttgccctcgcaatctgacagatttggagggtttttgcaaagaagagtgggcaaatcttgcaaagtcaaaatgtgccatgctgatagactcatacccaaaaagactgagtgctgtaataaaatcaaaaggtgcttcaacaaagtattagtttaagggtgtgcacacttatgcaaccatattttatttttatattttttcttccctctacctaaaagatttgtttttcaattaagttgtacagtttataggtcacattaaaggtggaaaacgttctgaaattatttatctttgtctcatttttttacatcacagaaacatgacattttaacaggggcgtgtagactttctCCCCTGGGGAAAAATATGGCGTGTGGCAAAATATGGCCTGATTTTTGtatgaccgtggtttggttctgcatccgagctgtggacccattcacatcaatggggccacaaaagatgtggacagcactccatgtgctgtctgcatccgttgctcctttccgtggccctgcaaaaattttattttgcggacaagagtaggcagtTCAAACAAGAGTAGGCAGTTCAATAAAGGGCcgtccgttctgttccgcaaattgcagaccgcaaaatatggCACGTTCATGTGAACAAGACATAATTCTAATAGAAAGAAAAAACTGTTTGGCTTCTAAATAAGAGGCGTACAATGTAGGGTGCAACTGACATGTGTTTGTGAGGTTattttagactactttcacactgccggcaGTAGTTCCACCATTGCCAGACGGTAATGaaacagatccattgtaacaatgcctaaaatggacaagaataggacatgttctatttttttttttttgcggggctacggaacggacacggtgtgctgtccacattttttgcgaacccattgaaatgaatatgtctgcatcctatccgcaaaaaaaaaaacggaacggacatggaaataaACAACGTTCCTGTGCAAGTAGCCTTACAAAGATAATCAAGATTACAATGCTGCAATCTAGAAGTGGCTCCAATCATGTAAAAACATTTGTATCACTTTTCGTGTGATCTTGCAGTAACATATACAATCAATACCTAGACCAGACCCGGCATCTTGTACTGCGGCTGCGGATTTGGTTGCTTCCCTTGCTTAGGCAGGTGCTGTATGGAGACGTATTGGCCATGCTCCATGCAAAACAAATATACAAAGAGGAATCTCTCAGGAAAGATTGTTTCTTCCCTGGTAAAGCCTTGCAGACGTGCGCTGTGCATTGGATAAGACCTGGTCTCCATGCAGCATGGGGTGCGCACCTAATCCTGAAGTCTTGATTTATTTAAATGAAAATCCTTTAAGTATTTAATTAAAATCAAATACAAGCATTTGAAACTAATTTCCTTCCCTCACGCTGAATGACCCTTTGGAAATGAAGTTGTTATTGTAAATTATTAAAGGATTAAGACGGAAGGAAAGCTGATACACCGCTTGGGCAGTAACGCTGCAGGCGCAGAACCCGCAATGTGGCTTTTATCTTGTGCATGCTATACTGATTCCATATCCGCTGCAAAGATTCGTAGAAAAGCGCAGACTATGAGGCGTACAGCTGTACTGTGTTTGACACCTCCATTATAGTTTGTCTACACAATTTGTTTAAAagtatccttttttttatatatatatataataataatatagagctCTAACATAttctacagcgctgtacagcgATTGTCACCATTCACATCAGTCGCTGTCCTCAGCGGGCTCACAATCTATTTTCTGTACCTCAGGCACACAGAGAGATGCTggaagtaaggcctcatgcacacggctgttcttTTGGTCCGTTTTGggggctcagatgcggacccattcacttcaatggggccgcaaaagatccgttgctccgttccgtggccccgcaaaaaaaaaatataccatgtcctattcttgtctgcgctttgcagacaagaataggcagttatattaaaaggCTGTTCGTGCCGTTCCGCCAATTGCGGAAcgtgcacggacgccatctgtgttttgcggaccactaaacacaccacggttgtgtgcatgcggcctaaggctgctttcacactagcgtttttgctggatccggcagggttcagcaaaaaacgcttccgttactgataatacaaccgcctgcatccattatgaacagatccggttgtattatctgtaatatagccaaga
This is a stretch of genomic DNA from Bufo gargarizans isolate SCDJY-AF-19 chromosome 3, ASM1485885v1, whole genome shotgun sequence. It encodes these proteins:
- the SERPINE3 gene encoding serpin E3, producing MPAVLFWFLLYSCCLCQVRCHLYDRLRELNTEFAVKLYQTTVTTENRTNIVISPSSVATSLGLLQFGAQGSTFTQIEKALGYNVYDKTVESFMKSMHRELTNSSQDTSIHLACALFVQAGTPLSTQFTEYAVQWANSSLQLTNFTEHNKTAIQIKQWVNSNTGGGIETLVPGGHFESSFTQIALVSTMYFRSKWKTKFSFTDTQTLPFISTDGSVVKVPMMHQTADINYGQFETPTHEKFTVVELPYLGDTVSMFVVRPTDRSTPLSSIESTLTSKSIAVWDNAMKRIKMDVFLPRFKLESYSDLRTALPALGVSDLFDRRKADFKGISEQRNLYVSQAIHKAEIEVEEGGTRGSGVTAMVLLKRSRMPVFKADRPFFFFLRQASSGSVLFIGRVTNPLH